GGGCGCGTCGTCAACCCGCTGGGCGAGCCGGTGGACGGCCGCGGCCCCATCCCCTCCGTCGGCCGCCGCGCGGTGGACGTGGTGGCGCCCGGCATCGTGCTGCGCCAGCCGGTGAAGGAGCCGATGCAGACGGGGATCAAGGCGATCGACGCCCTCATCCCCATCGGCCGCGGGCAGCGCGAGCTGATCATCGGCGACCGCGGCACGGGGAAGACGGCCGTCGCCATCGACGCCATCATCAACCAGAAGGGCCAGGGCGTCGTCTGCGTGTACGTCGCCATCGGCCAGAAGAACTCGACCATCGCGGGCGTGGTGGCCCGCCTGGAGGCCGCGGGCGCGATGGAGTACACCATCGTGGTCGCCGCCAGCGCGTCGGACCCGGCGCCGCTGCAGTACATCGCCCCCTACTCGGGGACGGCGCTGGCCGAGTACTTCATGTACACCAAGGACGAGAACGGAAAGGGCAAGGCCACGCTCTGCGTGTACGACGACCTGTCGAAGCAGGCCGTGGCGTACCGCCAGATGTCGCTGGTGCTCCGCCGCCCGCCGGGCCGCGAGGCGTACCCGGGCGACGTGTTCTACCTGCACTCGCGCCTGCTGGAACGCGCGGCCAAGCTCTCCGACGAGATGGGCGGCGGCAGCCTGACGGCGCTCCCGCTGATCGAGACGCAGGCGGGCGACGTGTCGGCGTACATCCCCACCAACGTGATCTCGATCACCGACGGGCA
Above is a window of Longimicrobium sp. DNA encoding:
- the atpA gene encoding F0F1 ATP synthase subunit alpha — encoded protein: MAVDTQLRASEIKNVLLGEIERYENNFTAEEVGEVLEVKDGIARIYGLGGAMSSELLEITATESGQVVSALALNLEEDNIGAVVMGDWTVIQEGDRVRRTGRVFDIPVGPAYLGRVVNPLGEPVDGRGPIPSVGRRAVDVVAPGIVLRQPVKEPMQTGIKAIDALIPIGRGQRELIIGDRGTGKTAVAIDAIINQKGQGVVCVYVAIGQKNSTIAGVVARLEAAGAMEYTIVVAASASDPAPLQYIAPYSGTALAEYFMYTKDENGKGKATLCVYDDLSKQAVAYRQMSLVLRRPPGREAYPGDVFYLHSRLLERAAKLSDEMGGGSLTALPLIETQAGDVSAYIPTNVISITDGQIFLESNLFYSGVRPAVNVGISVSRVGGSAQIKAMKKVAGKLKGELAQYRELEAFAAFGSELDAVTPRQLARGARSVEVLKQGQYAPAPVEHQVAIIYALTNGYLDNVDLPQV